GCTCTAGAAACAATATTCTCCGAGGCAATTAGTTCAAGATTACCCCTCTGTCTAGTAAGCTCACTACTTATTGCTTCGAATAATTCTGGGTCAGTTACCTTTAAATTTTCCATATTTACTCCTGTAATCTATTTAATTTCAATATTATGCCATAAGGTATCATAACTTTCTATATTACCATGAAAATTACTGGTGCTATTCTGTAAAGCATAAAAACCGTTCTGTAAATTATCACTCTGATAGTCAATAAAAGTTAACCCCTTACTAAACCCTATAATATTGTTTTCAAGGGTTCCTATAGGGTAGTCTCTTTGAACCTTTTTCTGAACTAAATCTACAGGAACCCACCCTCCACTAGGTAGGTAAAACTCAAGCCACCTATAGTTAGAGACATTCTCATCAATTTTTATCCCATATACAACTCTACTAGGAATTCCTATACTTCTTAACATTGACGTAGTTATATTAATTAACCCTAGGTTAGATGCAGATCTATTTTTAAATGCAATAGAAGCATTATCAGAGGACTCATCCTCTATTTTAATATACTTTAAAATCCAGTCAATAATTATTTCAGCCTGACTTACCCTATTTTTACTATTTCTAACTAACCAGACTCCTGTACCTGAAATATCTTTATCACTTTTATCTACATTAGGAATATAGGAAAAACCATCAATATAGGCAGGAGACTCTTTATCGTATACACGGCCAATATACTCTCTACGTATTTTTGTCTCTATAGAGCTTACATTTAATGTGGTGTTTAATGTTATAGAATAATTCTCTCCAGTTTCGTAAAAATTTAACTGATAGTTATATACTTTGTACTTAGATATAAAACTTCCTAGAGCCGAATCAAAAACAATATCATCCTGTCTATAATCCGAGAATACAGTAGGTAAAAAAAGCTCTACACTTCCTTCACCTAGGGTAATAACATTATAGATATCAACAATCTGTTTTAATTGATACTCCTTCTTGTTATCTTTTATATAGATAACAGGTGGGATATCGTTCCTATGTAGAGCGAACTCATTACTTATACCATTACTGTTCTCAACAGTTATAACCATATTATCGATTCCATAGGGAATGAAAAAAGTAATTAAATAATCATGCCACTGGGTAATTAAACTCTTATCTATATCTATTACATTACCATCAAGATCGTGAATCTTTAAAAGGGAGAACATCTCCCTTGTGCCAAATGAGTTTCCATATACATCTATTTTTAAGTCTGTATTATTTGAGTAGACAGCATCTCTAATAAAGGGTTTATTTATAGAGTAGCTATCATCTCTAATCTCAGGAACATCTTTTAAACTAGTTATTAAATATGGTGAACTCTGGCCAAACATATTGTCTACAACTATCATACCAGACTTAAAATCATCTGATAACTCTATGATAATTTGATCATTACTCCATGATTTAATAAACTCTTTAAAAATCATTTTATCATTTATATATACCCGGCCTCTAGAGACTTCTCCTCCAAAGTATTTACCTTTTAAAACAATTATATCACCTGGTGAGGCGACACTTTTGGATAGGTTAAGTAACTGAGGACTCCTACCAACACTATTAAAATTAAAAATTAAAACTAAAGATAAAACTGTTACAAGTCCAATAAGAATAACAACTAATTTTTTATTTATTTTCAATATCTACCCCAAGGATTTTTTTTATTTCAAGCTCCATAATTACATTTGGAATATTTTCAAGATTACCAATTGGGTAAAAGATAATTTTTTCATTAAATCCTGCGACTAACTCTTTATGACTAGCTTTAATTATTTCACCTGTGTCTAAACTTTTTATAATTGATGATGTTTTAAGTAAAACCAACTCACTATTAATTTCCACTGGTGTAACAGTAGCTAGAAGCTCTCCATCAAACCCTTTTAAATTAATACTTATAGCCCGTTCACTAATTGTATATTTTGTTAAATCAAGACTCCATAACTCTTCTGATTCTCCAGAGATGACTTTAACAACAACATCAATTTGTAAAAGCCCCTCCATTCCATTGGTTTCTGCAAATAAAAATACAGGAAATACAAGGAATAACCAAAAAAATTTATTCATAACTCCCCTTTGAAAAGTTAATATTTGATATAAGATTTGCCTCCCCTGCTGCAGCAAAGGATATCGCCCCAGGAAGTTCAATAGTTGTTTCATTTTCTAGTATTTGAGATTTCATTAATTGCTCTAAACTGTAGTAGTTAACATCATTAGATAAAACATTTTTTTGACCCAATATAACTGTTTTTAAATAGAGAGCTGTACATATTGTGGTTATGAAAAAAAGTCCTAAAAAAAGTGAATATTGATATAGACTAGGTCTCTTTTTTTCTCTCTAAGGGCACCTTCTATACGGTTTTTTATTAGAATCTTACTATTTGAAAAATCAGGCAGTGTGTCCATGTTCAATCTCCTTTAACTTCTCTTTAAAAATATTTTTTGCCCGATGTATGAGTATTTTCACATTTGAAACTGATGAGTTTATTATTTTACTTATCTCAATATAACTCAACTGCTCATACTCTTTTAAAATCAGTGGTAGTCTATATTTATAAGGTATCAATAGAAGTGCTTTTTGTATATCAGAAATTTGCTCTTTTTTAACTAAATCTGATAAACCAGATTCGTTATCATAGGATAGAGACTCATTTTTATACTGATTGAACACTCTATACTCAATTTTTCTTCTTTTTTCATAGTTTATTGATAAATTTTTTACAATTTTAATGAGATAGAAAACAGATTTCTCATTTTTATTTGAGTGTTTATTCCCAAATTTTTCAAAATATTTTATAAAAGTATCCTGACACAAATCTTCAGCAGCTTCTAGATCTCCTGTAAACCTATAAGCTATACGCATTATTAATTCAAAATTTGCATCATAAACTTCGCTAAAATCTGTCATTAAACCCTTTCAAGAACAGAGCCATTCCCTGAATCTTTAACAACCCAACCCTCTTCTAACAACTCATCTCTTATCTTATCAGATAAGGCATAGTCCTTATTTAATCTGGCTTCATTTCGATTTTCAAGAAGCTTAAGCAGTCTCTTATCTGTACAAATCTCTTTTTCTAGGGTTAAAAGATCCAATGATAGTATTTTATCCATCTGATTAATAACTGCAAGCTTATCACAAGCTGGAACACTTTTATCTTTTAATAGATCCCAAAGGTCGGCTAAACATCTAGGGGTATTAAGGTCCTCATTAATATGTGTAACAAAGTTATCTAGATACTTTTTACCACTATCACCTATGGATTCGATCAACCCTATGTCATCTTTCTCTAATAATAGTGAGATTTTATTCCTTATACTCTTTAATGCGGATTTTGCTCCATCAAGGGATTCCCATGAAAATGTTAACTGGGTTCTATAGTGGGCACCTAATAGGAAATACCTATAATCTAAGGGTTTATACCCCTTATCAACTAGGGTTTGAAGTGTTAAAAATCCATCCTTACTCTTAGACATCTTACCAGTTTTATTTACTAAAAACTCCCCATGTAACCATCTATTAACCCATTTTTTACCTGTATAAGCTTCAGTTTGTGCAATCTCGTTTGTATGGTGAATATTTACATGATCTACACCACCACAATGGATATCAAATGTGTCTCCTAGGTATTTAAGACTCATAGCTGAACACTCTAGGTGCCAACCAGGGTACCCTTTACCCCAGGGAGAGTTCCACTGCATAGCTTGGTTCTCAAACTTACTATTTGTAAACCATAAGACAAAGTCCTGGGGATTTTTTTTAGCACTATCCAGGGCTGTACTAGCTCCATAATTAAGATCCTGTTTTTCTAAACCAGCCATTGAACCGTAAGCAGGAAATTTTGATGTATCAAAATAGACATTTCCATTACTTACATATGTAAATCCCTTATCCTCTAGACCCTTTACAAGTTTAATCATATCACCTATATGCTTAGTAGCCCTACATACAATATCTGGTCTACTAATATTTAAGGATTTTGTATCCTCGAAAAAAGCTTTCTCAAAAAACTTGGCAATATCATAAACATCCATTCCCTTATCCCTTGAAGCTTTTATCATCTTATCTTCCCCATCATCACCATCATCTGTTAAATGACCAACATCTGTTATATTCATACAGTGTTTAACATGAAAATTATTATAATTTAGGGTTTTTATTAATATATCCTCAAAGAAATATGTTCTTAAGTTACCTATATGAGCAAAATTATACACTGTTGGACCACAGCAGTATAAAGAGACACTATTTTCCTTTATTGATTGAAACTCTGTTACTTCTCTTCCTAGTGTGTTGTAAAGTTTTAACATATTGATAACTCCTGCGGTTGCCTATAGAGGACTCTTGTTATACTATTATTCTGTGAATAGAATATTGGATATTGTAAATAAAATCAACATAACAGGAACTGTAACTAGTAATGAAAACATGGCTAAACACACGACTTTCAAGTGTGGTGGTAAAGCTGAGATATTTATAGAAGCTGGGAATCCCCAGGATATAGTAGAGATAAAAAAAGTATCAAAAGAGAATGATATACCCCTATTTATACTTGGCGGTGGAGCCAATATATTGGTTTCTGATTTAGGAATACCTGGAATAACTCTCTCTTTAAATAGATTAGACAGTGTAGAGTTTTTAGATAACTGCGTTATAGCTGAATCGGGAATATCGGTAAACAATCTATGTAGTCTAGCACTTAACAGGTCTCTAAGTGGTCTAGAGTTTATAAATGGTATGCCAGGAACTATTGGTGGGGCGGTATGGATGAATGCCCGTTGCTACGGGGATGAGATTTCAAATATTTTTTTATGGGCAGAGTATATTGATCAAGATGGTAATTTACAAAAAATTCATAAAAATAGTTCCCATTGGGATTATAAAATATCTCCATTCCAAAATAACGACTCAATAATTACTAGGATTGCACTACAATTAAAACCAGGAACAAAAGAGTCTATTAAAGATATAATGGATAAAAACAGTAGAGATAGAAGGGATAAGGGTCACTTTAAATACCCATGTGCAGGTTCTGTTTTTAAAAACAATAGGGAGTTTGGTTTTCCTAGTGGTAAAATTATAGAAGATGCTGGACTAAAAGGACAGATAAAGGGTGGAGCACAAATATCAACATTCCACGGTAATATTATTGTAAATCTAGGAGATGCCACTGCTTCTGATATTAACTATTTAATAGATAAAACTATAGATGTAGTTAAAAATAAAACTGGTTATATTCTTGAACCAGAAGTTCTAAAAGTTGGTATATGGGAGTAATTAATGCATCAATCAATAAAAAATATTAAAGAGTATTTAGATATATTTGATGAAGATGATTTAAATAATGCAATTAGAGATCTAACGATAACTGAGATTTTAGATCAGTGGGATGAGTTTACTAAAGAGGAGATGGTTCGCCTCTTTACCCACGTAGATCAAGAGTTTAAGGTTGGATTAATTTCTGAAATCCCTACCCAAGACCAAGAGACCATTCTTATAGAACTATCAGCTTCTGGTATAAACAATGTTTTATCAGACATGGAACCAGACGATTTAGTTGACTTAATTCAGCAGATTTCCCCAGATGTACGACAGTCTGTTTGGGACTCTTTACCCAATGAGGTAAAAGAAGAGACTGAGTTTTTACTTAAATTTGATGAGGATGATGCAGCAGGACTAATGACTCCTAGATACGCTGCTATTAGAAAAGACATTACAGTTTCCCAGGCCATCAATTTTATTAGAAAGAGGGTGGAAAAGGTAGAAACAATATACTACTTATACGTTGTAGATGAGTTTAAAAAACTCGTTGGAGTTATATCACTTAAAGAGATATTAACCTCTGAAGACAACGTTACAATTGATACTATTATGGAGAGACACGTCTTATCAGCTAGGGAGGATACAGACCAGGAACATGTTGTAAAGATAATGGAAGATCACGATCTTTTAGCCCTACCAGTAATTAATAGATACAATAAACTTCTAGGTATTATAACTATAGATGATGCTATTGATGTAATGAGGGAAGAGCAGACAGAAGATGTATATAAAATGGGTGCCATGTCCGGGGATACCGACAGCTATCTAGAGTCAGGTATTTTCAAACTTATCTTAAAAAGAATTCCTTGGTTAATAATCCTATTACTGGCAGGTACTGCTTCTACAAATGTAATTGCTGCCTTCTCAGATGTTACCTCAATGGCATTTGTTATTCTATTTATGGGTGTTATAACACAAACTGGAGGGAATTGTGGGACACAATCCTCAACACTAATGATTCGGGGTTTAGCTACTGGGGAAATCCACTTTAGAGATTTTTTTAAAATAATAAGAAAAGAACTGTTAGTTGGTAGCTTAATTGGACTAGTTACAGGGATAATTATTATACTTAGAAGTTTTTTACTTCCACCTGGAGGAATTTTAATCCAAGAAGCTTTAACAATAGGATTATCCCTGAATTTTGTTGTAATTTTTGCAACTATAATAGGGGCATCAATACCCCTAACTCTACATAAGATTGGTTTAGATCCAACAGTTGCAGCAGGACCATTAATGTCAACAGTAATTGATGTTTGCGGTTATGCTATATATTTTACAACAATTAGGTTGGTACTTTTTTAACCTAAAAGCTAAGACCCAAAATAATACCAAAAATATCACTGTCAAACTCATTATTTGATATACTTTCAATATGGGTTAAATTGTAAAATAACCCTAACTTTCCAAATCCAATATTTATTCCTAACTTTGACTCAATAAAGTAGTTATTATTAAACTCACCATCAAAGAGATAGATATAAGCACTTCCGCCAAACCACAAATTATTAAATATAAAATTATTATTTTTAACTGCAAGAAAATAGGTCTCTGTATCAAAACCAATATAAGGAATAATATCTTCACTATCATAGGAGAAATTACTTACTCCCAATTTAAGGTCAAAATAACCTCCATTATCAATTATATTAGAAAAGGGCTTATACCTATAACCTAGGGATAAGTCACTATGATAATTTCCTAAGTCAACTAAATCTTCAATGGGCAATTGGCCTAAATCAATATTGATAAGGTTATAATCAAAGGATTTTGATTTGAGTTTAAATTCCAATACTGGAATACCAAATAGTATTGTAGTCCTATTTTCAACTACTAAATCATCACTACTATCTTTACCAACATATATACTATTTGTAATAATATTTTGACTTTTCCTTATAGAATCTTGTTTAGAATCTAATATGATAACTTCTTTTTTATCTGTTAGAAGGTCTTCTGACTCAAGGGATTTTTTAATACTCTCCTGTTCCGCCTTTGTCTGATCGATCTGTATAACATCCTCTATAGTCTTTTTATACATTAATGCTATTTCATTTTCAGGTTCAACTATCAAGACCTCATCGATTATTCTAAGAGCCTCATTGTAATTCTTTTTTGAGAACTCTTCTATAGAAAGATCTAACTGCTCATCTGTATATTCATCTGAATATAAAAGTATTGAGGAAGTTATTATTAAAGTAAAAATAAGTAAAATTCTCTTTATCATATATATATTATACTCCTAAAATTCTTTTTAAAGGGTCAAAATCTTGAAATTCAGTAAATATTTCTCCCCAATTACCCTTATAAGTAGAGAAATTTAATGATTCATTTAATAATTTATAAAAATTATCTCTTTTAACACTTTTGGCTCCTAAACTCATTAAATGTTGGGTCTCCTGTTGACAATCGATAAATTTAAACCCTTTCTCTTCTAAAAATAGAGCAAGAGTGATAAATCCATACTTTGAACTATTAGACTCTAGGGCAAACATACTCTCCCCAGCAAAGTAACCACCAATAGAGACTCCATATAGTCCTCCACATAGTTTTCCTTCCCCATTCCAAACCTCCACAGAGTGGGCAAAACCCTCTTCATGTAGCTTTGTGTAAGCTTTAATAATTTCATCAGTTATCCATGTACCATCTTCATGGCTCCTAACTATATTACTGCAACCCTTAATAACATCAGAGAACGTTTTATCTAATGTTACATGAAAGGCTCTCTTTTTAAACAATTTTCTCATAGATTTTGTTACCACAAGATTCTCTGGTAGTAAAATTAATCTAGGATTTAATGACCACCAAAGTATAGGTTCTTCATCATACCAAGGAAATATTCCCTGATAATATGCAGAAAAGAGCATACCAGGAGAGAGGTTTCCCCCTACCCCAACAATACCCTCGTCATCTTCGAGGGTTTTAGGGTCAGGGAATGTATAAAAATCGTTAATACTTAAATATGGGAACTCATCTGACAAGACTCTCTACCTTTACAGATATTAAACCTTTTTTAATGGATACGTGAACACTACCACCATTAACTAAATCCCCAAATAGGATCTCATCAATAAATTTTGATTTAATTTCATGATCAACCACCCTAGCCATATTTCTAGCTCCAAACTCCTCAGAATAACCAATTGTAGAAAGTAGACTTATTGCATCCTTAGTTACTTTTAATGAGACATTCTTTTTATATAACATCTCTTTTAGTTGGCTTATCTCTTTAACAACAATGGACTCTATTACATCTTGCGGGAGCCTGTTAAATGTAACAACCTTATCTAACCGGTTTCTAAACTCTGGAGTAAAAGCCTTCTCGACAGCTTTGAAAATAGCATCCCCTGTAACTTTATTTTCACCAAAACCAATAATAGCCTTACCTAAGTCCTTTGCTCCAGCATTACTTGTCATTATAATAATTACATTTCTAAAGTCGGCTTTTCTTCCTAAATTATCAGTAATAGTAGCATAATCCATTATCTGCAGTAGCAGATTATAAATATCCGAGTGGGCTTTTTCTATCTCATCTAATAGAAGAACGCAGTAAGGATTCTTTTTTATACTATCTACTAACTGTCCCCCCTCTTCGTAACCGGTATAACCTGGAGGCGCACCTATCAATCTAGCCACAGTATGCTTCTCTTGATACTCACTCATATCAAATCTAATTAGGGGTATAGCTAATTCTAAGGCTAACTGTTTAGCAAGCTCTGTCTTACCTACACCTGTACTTCCGGCAAAAAGCAGGGATGCTACAGGTTTATCTTCAGCTCTAAACCCAGCTCTTGATCTTTTAACAGACTCTACAACTAGGTCAACAGCGGCATCCTGCCCAAAGAGTTTTCTCTTTATTTTCTCCCCAAGACCTTTTAACATACTATTTTCAGATGAAGAGATAGTTTTATTTGGTATACCTGCAATAGAGGATAATACATTCTCTATATGTGCTTTTGTAATTGTTTGAACATCTCCAGAACTATTCATTCTAGCCCGTGCTCCAGCCTCATCTATAACATCTATAGCTTTATCTGGTAACCTTCTATCATTTAAATATCTACTAGAGAGCTCTACAGTAGCAATTATTGCTTCCTTTGTATATTTAACGTTGTGATGGGACTCATAGGAGTCTATTATTCCTTCTAAAATCTTAATAGTATCTTCTATGTTAGTCTCCGGAACATCAATTTTCTGAAATCTTCTAGTAAAGGCGTGGGCTT
Above is a genomic segment from Thiospirochaeta perfilievii containing:
- the murB gene encoding UDP-N-acetylmuramate dehydrogenase, which encodes MNRILDIVNKINITGTVTSNENMAKHTTFKCGGKAEIFIEAGNPQDIVEIKKVSKENDIPLFILGGGANILVSDLGIPGITLSLNRLDSVEFLDNCVIAESGISVNNLCSLALNRSLSGLEFINGMPGTIGGAVWMNARCYGDEISNIFLWAEYIDQDGNLQKIHKNSSHWDYKISPFQNNDSIITRIALQLKPGTKESIKDIMDKNSRDRRDKGHFKYPCAGSVFKNNREFGFPSGKIIEDAGLKGQIKGGAQISTFHGNIIVNLGDATASDINYLIDKTIDVVKNKTGYILEPEVLKVGIWE
- the cysS gene encoding cysteine--tRNA ligase, producing MLKLYNTLGREVTEFQSIKENSVSLYCCGPTVYNFAHIGNLRTYFFEDILIKTLNYNNFHVKHCMNITDVGHLTDDGDDGEDKMIKASRDKGMDVYDIAKFFEKAFFEDTKSLNISRPDIVCRATKHIGDMIKLVKGLEDKGFTYVSNGNVYFDTSKFPAYGSMAGLEKQDLNYGASTALDSAKKNPQDFVLWFTNSKFENQAMQWNSPWGKGYPGWHLECSAMSLKYLGDTFDIHCGGVDHVNIHHTNEIAQTEAYTGKKWVNRWLHGEFLVNKTGKMSKSKDGFLTLQTLVDKGYKPLDYRYFLLGAHYRTQLTFSWESLDGAKSALKSIRNKISLLLEKDDIGLIESIGDSGKKYLDNFVTHINEDLNTPRCLADLWDLLKDKSVPACDKLAVINQMDKILSLDLLTLEKEICTDKRLLKLLENRNEARLNKDYALSDKIRDELLEEGWVVKDSGNGSVLERV
- a CDS encoding transglutaminase domain-containing protein, which encodes MKINKKLVVILIGLVTVLSLVLIFNFNSVGRSPQLLNLSKSVASPGDIIVLKGKYFGGEVSRGRVYINDKMIFKEFIKSWSNDQIIIELSDDFKSGMIVVDNMFGQSSPYLITSLKDVPEIRDDSYSINKPFIRDAVYSNNTDLKIDVYGNSFGTREMFSLLKIHDLDGNVIDIDKSLITQWHDYLITFFIPYGIDNMVITVENSNGISNEFALHRNDIPPVIYIKDNKKEYQLKQIVDIYNVITLGEGSVELFLPTVFSDYRQDDIVFDSALGSFISKYKVYNYQLNFYETGENYSITLNTTLNVSSIETKIRREYIGRVYDKESPAYIDGFSYIPNVDKSDKDISGTGVWLVRNSKNRVSQAEIIIDWILKYIKIEDESSDNASIAFKNRSASNLGLINITTSMLRSIGIPSRVVYGIKIDENVSNYRWLEFYLPSGGWVPVDLVQKKVQRDYPIGTLENNIIGFSKGLTFIDYQSDNLQNGFYALQNSTSNFHGNIESYDTLWHNIEIK
- a CDS encoding RNA polymerase sigma factor — protein: MTDFSEVYDANFELIMRIAYRFTGDLEAAEDLCQDTFIKYFEKFGNKHSNKNEKSVFYLIKIVKNLSINYEKRRKIEYRVFNQYKNESLSYDNESGLSDLVKKEQISDIQKALLLIPYKYRLPLILKEYEQLSYIEISKIINSSVSNVKILIHRAKNIFKEKLKEIEHGHTA
- the mgtE gene encoding magnesium transporter, which translates into the protein MHQSIKNIKEYLDIFDEDDLNNAIRDLTITEILDQWDEFTKEEMVRLFTHVDQEFKVGLISEIPTQDQETILIELSASGINNVLSDMEPDDLVDLIQQISPDVRQSVWDSLPNEVKEETEFLLKFDEDDAAGLMTPRYAAIRKDITVSQAINFIRKRVEKVETIYYLYVVDEFKKLVGVISLKEILTSEDNVTIDTIMERHVLSAREDTDQEHVVKIMEDHDLLALPVINRYNKLLGIITIDDAIDVMREEQTEDVYKMGAMSGDTDSYLESGIFKLILKRIPWLIILLLAGTASTNVIAAFSDVTSMAFVILFMGVITQTGGNCGTQSSTLMIRGLATGEIHFRDFFKIIRKELLVGSLIGLVTGIIIILRSFLLPPGGILIQEALTIGLSLNFVVIFATIIGASIPLTLHKIGLDPTVAAGPLMSTVIDVCGYAIYFTTIRLVLF
- the clpA gene encoding ATP-dependent Clp protease ATP-binding subunit ClpA; amino-acid sequence: MHIGKGINMKVNEAVQNIINAAYHDARLKKHEFFTPEHILYSALFFDGTISIIKECGADPELIKKDLEEYFSKYMPTLDNGEDPSESVGLQNVIERTMMHLESTGKEIVDEGDLLVSLFKEKESYGSYYMKKVGIDKMTLLSVVSHGSHKFVQKDDDSKTAADDSKSQKRTSALESYTHNLTKRARNGELDKLIGREDIIERTIQVLLRRNKNNPIHVGDPGVGKTVLTEGLALKIINDEVPSGLKNHEVFSLDLGSLLAGSKYRGDFEERLKAVIKELEIRGNSILFIDEIHNIIGAGAVSGGSFDASNLLKPALTTGKLKCIGCTTFDEYKKHFEKAHAFTRRFQKIDVPETNIEDTIKILEGIIDSYESHHNVKYTKEAIIATVELSSRYLNDRRLPDKAIDVIDEAGARARMNSSGDVQTITKAHIENVLSSIAGIPNKTISSSENSMLKGLGEKIKRKLFGQDAAVDLVVESVKRSRAGFRAEDKPVASLLFAGSTGVGKTELAKQLALELAIPLIRFDMSEYQEKHTVARLIGAPPGYTGYEEGGQLVDSIKKNPYCVLLLDEIEKAHSDIYNLLLQIMDYATITDNLGRKADFRNVIIIMTSNAGAKDLGKAIIGFGENKVTGDAIFKAVEKAFTPEFRNRLDKVVTFNRLPQDVIESIVVKEISQLKEMLYKKNVSLKVTKDAISLLSTIGYSEEFGARNMARVVDHEIKSKFIDEILFGDLVNGGSVHVSIKKGLISVKVESLVR
- the aat gene encoding leucyl/phenylalanyl-tRNA--protein transferase, which produces MSDEFPYLSINDFYTFPDPKTLEDDEGIVGVGGNLSPGMLFSAYYQGIFPWYDEEPILWWSLNPRLILLPENLVVTKSMRKLFKKRAFHVTLDKTFSDVIKGCSNIVRSHEDGTWITDEIIKAYTKLHEEGFAHSVEVWNGEGKLCGGLYGVSIGGYFAGESMFALESNSSKYGFITLALFLEEKGFKFIDCQQETQHLMSLGAKSVKRDNFYKLLNESLNFSTYKGNWGEIFTEFQDFDPLKRILGV